Part of the Henckelia pumila isolate YLH828 chromosome 2, ASM3356847v2, whole genome shotgun sequence genome is shown below.
TGCAATCCCTTTTTATTTACGTTATGAACTCGATATGAATTAACTTGTTTTGGATgattgatctgttttattttttcgttcaatttatttatttatagctTCTAAACAGCTTGGCTAGATTCTGCAACCCCTGCATTATATTCTGAGTATGGAAAGGGAATGTGGAGTTACTGCGCCATAGCGTTTTTACTTCTGAAAAGTGTATATTGTGCCCCCTTAAAAGGATCTGCTATAGTTGTGCTATGTCAGCGCTGGGTTGTTGATTGCCTATCCTAGTAATTACTTTCTTTTCTTGCTGATTTTGAGTACCTTTGTTAATTGTTATTAACTTTTTCATATGGAGATGGATAGAGATGGTAGCAGTTTTCACTATCCTATCGAGTCCTTTTCAATGTTATTGCATCTATTTTTGATGAGATTTTTCTTTAGATACACGAAAGTCAAACTTACATAGAAATCACAAATTTACTCGCACTGGACTTTATGCCAAATGTAAAAGGATGATCAATTATTTAAGGCTTGCTCTTGTCAAGTCATTTTATTAATCAATTATGCTGCTTGGTATGTTAGGGAGTCCGGTTACACGCTGGGCATCTGTAGCTTTTGGTGCTGGAGTGGGGATTGGTTCTGCATACTCAGAGTGCTCTCATAAATTTGATGGATCTTCGCCAAAATTGACTCCCACCCTTTCTGATTCCCCTCCATCTAAGGTAAATATGTTCTTAGTGATATTGATTTTACTTTCATTTATTGGTTATGGCCTATGGAGTATGGGGTGAGTGTGTGATTAATTTTATCTGCACCTTCTCCAAAAACACACATCTGTTCAGTAAAATATGAATGTAATATAAGAAGTATATTTGGTTTCTGAAGTATGAGTTATAGAAGCGAACTTTATTTCTCCAACTGTTTCTAGTGAAGGTCATTTAAAGATGTTTTACTGGCTTTACTTTTTGGAATAGTTAGTTTGGCAATAAAGCCTAAAGGTTGTCTGGGTTCTGTTAAATATAGATGTCTTGTGCGCATTTCCTTGGAACAGCTAGAGCTTCTGAGATTTTTCTCAAGTACCGATTAGTTAGGAAGGAGTTTTGTGAAGTCCATGTGAAAGAAGAACATCCAGTTACAAAACATACACTTTTACCTGTCTTAACCAACCAGTATTCATCGGTATAAAAACTTAGTTGTCAGATTTTTTCATCATCTGTTGATTTGGAAGCTTCTATCTTGTGTTTGTATCTGTTTTGTGTCCTTGCCGTTATTTTAGACATGTCTTCACCAGCCCTCTTGCTGCTGTCCCCATTACATGCCTCCCTTGAAAATCTTCAATATCGGTTGAGGATGCGATTGttaaaaattatgttttgatACAATGCAGGCTGAGGCGGAATGAAATCATCATTGCTTGGCAAGTTTTACATAACTCGAGCCTTTCATCTAGTTTGCAATTGTTTTTCCTCAAAAGATGTAGTTTTGAAACGGTTGATCACCAGCTGCTATTGTATTATCACAATTTTCGTGAATGCTAAATCTCTCTGCGTTTTGCACACTTTCCTAGCGGAGTTAAAATAGGGAAAACAGATCCTGATCATTGTTTTTTCGTTGGATGCGGTTGATCACTGGCTGCATGTTCTAATCGGTATGAATTTCACTTATGCACGGTGAATGTTTATCTCTTTATCTGCAATTTCGAGATCTAAtggacttgattttattttattttattttttgaaagggATTTTGGGACCAAACAAATGGGGCCGATTCGGGGTTCCCCTACTACCGGGTCGAGATATCAGAAAATTACTCGGGTGAAAACCGGTTCGGATTGGGCTGTGGGTTCGGATTAatctttttatgtttttaaataaaatctaaaataaaataattaagaaacATAATAAATgcttgaaattttttaaaaataaattaataaagtaATTTAGTTCTGTCATGTGTTGATTGAAAGTGCAGATAAAAATCGTTGTTTAAATCTATCATTGGGGGAAGGGCTATGCTATACCGGGTGAAGATCACCCGGTGCAGCATCTACCGGGTGATCTTCACCCGGTGTAGCATAGCCCCTCTCATCATTGGGTGACTCTGCTGATTAGTAGCTTACCAAATTTAAAAAACACGAATGTTGAATATAATGGTATGGGTTTcaaattattattgttattattattattattttttttaatctcggGATTTTCATTTGTTTGGGCtatatgatataatataataaaaaaaaattgggtttTCCAATATTTGTGGGCAACTCATGTTAGGATCCCAAAACAAAtcacatataaaaataaatttggattattgAATGcaaatttctaaaattttctaaaattttatgAGACGGTTTTTaagatcaattttgtgagactgAGTCTTTCATTTGAATCATTCATAAAAATACATTATTTTTTAtcttattgtaaatatgagaaTGATTGACCTTCTCTTATGAGACAAACCATCTCACAAACATTCGTTTCACAAGAAATTTCCTATTTTGGTTAATGTCTTAATATGGAACTCAACCTAACATATTCCTTGTACATGAGAGAATCTCACAGATTTTGGTTAGTTTTCCAATAACAAGAAGAACTGGTTGCCCAACAGTGAAACAGTCATTTTTAGAAGCCCAACGTTTATCTTTATCTAGGACCAAAAAAAATGAACTGTTTATACGAGCCCAAATTAGAAGCCCACATGAATTAGCGTTCTTAGGTACTCGTCGTCTACCCTAGGGTTTTATATTGAGGCTTACGAGTCTGCAAAATCTTCTCTCACAAACGAACATTCATCAATGGCGCCCAAAGCTACGAGAGGGACCCGCAATCCGGAGCTGATCCGGGGGATCCGAAAGGTTTCCCGTTCCCAGATGTACCACAAGAGGGGTCTCTGGGCGATCAAAGCCAGGAACGGCGGAAAATTTCCCCAACACGAGAAAGCTTCGGAGGCCGCCCCGGTGACAGAGAAGCCCCCGAAATTTTACCCGGCGGATGACGTCAAGAAGCCGCTCTCCAACAAGCGCAAGCCAAAGCCCACCAAGCTCAGGTTATAATTCTCTTGTCTATCTCTAATGCTTTGCTAATTTTTTTCGTTcgtttttgttgagttttaattttGTATGTAGAGCGAGCATTACACCTGGGACTGTACTGATCATTTTGGCTGGAAGGTTTAAGGGAAAGAGAGTTATTTTCTTGAAGCAGCTTGCTTCCGGATTGCTTCTAGTTACAGGCAAGTTTATTTTTCTTTATGCTATTATGCTTGGGGCTTTTCTCTTTATCTCTTTTTCCAAAGCCTGTGCTGCcatttatttgtttgttttatGTTGATTTCATGTATGTCTTGAATGAGCTGTGTCCTACTTATAGTCTTAATAAAACGTCAACATTATGATCTTAGTGTTTGAGAAACTTTGTAATCCATGGGATTATTACGCATGAAAGTGTTTGGAGACTTGCAATTTATGCCTAAATGTATAGCCCATTTCATTTATGGAAGTATGAAACTCTGTCATAGTTTTATTTTTGTGCTCTTATATTGTTTGGTTTGTCGAGAAGATTCACTGTGCTATGGTGAAATACATAGATAATTGTATTCCTCGAGTGATCATAAATCTTGGTAATGTCCTCTTTATCAATAATGTGGTTGAGGCTGCTTCGTATTGCCTTCGGAAGCAGGTTCCTGTCATGACCTCTTGGAATTGGCTCTGAGAAATGCATACAACAGATGTGACGTTTCATGGttttctgattgatttttaaatttctGAATCCGTCGCTCCAATGCTGATCGTTTGGTCGATACTTCCTTGTCAATTGGCTTATCACTCATGAGTCCTGCATCATTTAGAGTCtggatttttttaatcataatgTCTCGGAGTCGGTGCAGTTTCCTGTGGGTAGTTTGTAGGTGTTATCGAGTCTCACTTACAGCTCATTTCCATCTATGATATATAGAAAATGAGACAAAATTGAGCTGAACTGTGcgttaattttaatatatgaaatCATATTTCCGGCATAAGGAGCCTCACTTTTTTGAAATTTCTCCCCTCAATCGTTATTTTAACTTATTTCTGCTGTGCTATTACTTATTAGTGTACTTATTAATTTATTGTGGCCACAGGACCATTCAAGATCAATGGTGTTCCTCTAAGGCGCGTGAACCAGGCCTATGTTATTGCATCATCCACAAAGGTCGATGTTTCCGGGGTAAACGTGGATAAGTATGATGACAAGTATTTTGCCAAGAAAGTTGAAAAGAAAAGTAAAAAGGGGGAGAATGAATTCTTTGAAGCAGAGAAACAGGTTGGTTTTTCTATCATTTGCTATCTGTTATTGCTCATAGATCCTTCTTTAATGGCACAATGGCTGAAATGTAGGATAAAGCCACACTTCCAGTGGAGAAGAAAGATGATCAGAAAGCTGTAGATGTATCTTTATTAAAAGCCATTGAATCTGTTCCAGAACTCAAAGCTTATTTgggtgcaagattttcactcaAGGCTGGCATGAAACCTCATGAGTTGGTCTTTTAGGGGGGGAAGCACTTTTCAAGTTATTATATTCAATTTTGCATTAATTACTCTTtgttttatatcatgttttttcAGTAGAACCGCATATTGGGATATATCCAACTCTTGCTAATTCAAGTTTGTATGTTTTCAGCTGAGACTCAAATTTGGTTCCGATGACCTTGCTGTTCGTTTCGTGTTTTGAGAATCTTTTTTTCAAGCTCTTGCTCACATAACTCCTATTTTACAGTTCCTTGCGGGGAATTTTGCATCTCAAGTTCACTAACAAGTGCTATATTATCTCGAGATTCCGTCGAAGAGTTATTCTCTCTATAGACACTTGTGCGTATCTATAACCTATGGCACACATGATGTGTACTAAATGTTGTATTTCTTtacacaaaaattaattaacaacTTAAATACAGAATAAAAACATTTATATTGTGGTCAATAATATCATTTTGTAAGATCCTTTTATAAACTTGAAAAGTTTGGAATAAACTTTATAACCATGTATACAACTGAATTGTAAAAGAGAAAAAGTAAAATCATATGGTTAATATTTCAAGTGTTGAAATTTGGATTTTACAAACTCCTATTTTTGAAGCATGATATAAGTTTATTCTAAAAAAAAGATCAAATCATGTTGTTTCCAATTTTACCCCAACCTcgtatttaaaatttatatttcatttcatttacttattaataatttttaaaaattcattattttttttcctttttaataatttaatcaatGAGCTCCATCATTCTAGAttcaattaattttaaaaaaatatatcatgtaCATTCATACTAATATATAACATTTATATGCTATATTATACACATTTGCagtaatataatttattaatattattacattatAAAATAAAAGTTTAATCTTTGTTCTGACTAGGATGGGTCCATTTTTAAAAGCAAAATCGATAATAAAATTATGagttattttttgaataaatatttataaaatatttttataaaaatgtcttttacaattattttttttataaataatcaaattattttaaaaataaatatatgactGAAAAGCTATTCAATTAAAATGTTTTATAGTTTATGTTATCATCTtctgaaaacataaaaatagttcgtcacttcaaaatattttcaaaacataaactttaattttttttacttataaAACGCCACTCGTCCAAAGTCCAAGCCTTGGACTTATTTAAAATTCTTGTTCACAAATCTCATCCAAATGGTAGCTTTGATGGAAGAACTGGTACTTGTGGCTCACGAGTCGCGCGCACGCACGCAAAAGATCTCAATCAGTTCTATTGAgagtaaaatttaattttgaaccTACTGAATCAATTTAATGAAAATCGAACTTATCAAATCAAATTTACGtttaaaaaagaagaagaagaaagaagaaacatGTCCTTTGGGCTTGTCATGTGTACCATGGAGATGTTTCCCTATATATTAGCATAAGATGAATTTGGATACTCAGCCAATTTACAAAGGGGAAGCACGACAATCAACAAATGACCCAACGGAGGGAGTCTATCGAAGACAGACTAGTGACTACAAATGCCCCACCCCAGGTCTACAttaaattgaaaagaaaaaaaaaatcccctAGAAAATAGTTAATGACAATGGTCCTCCACTCGTGAAAACATTATCACTCACATATCATATATGACAGCATTTCCTCTTGAGATACAAATGCCACAAGACGGAAAATATTAGAGTTGAACTTCCTGCCCCATCAATGTATCATCTATATACTCTATTATATGCAAGAGAACTTACATTCTCAAGTATGGTATGCAACATCCTAATTGCACCTCTCTCACATCCATAGCTCAATCACACGGGCAAACCAAAGACTGACCTTTCTACCCAACTCGGAATAAGTGAGAAATCACTTggttcatccttcttcttcagtgagctttttcctttccttttcacTTGTATCCTCTTCAACCATCTGAGAACGCAAATCTTTCTTGTTCTCTATATAAGTCAATTGATGCCAGCCAAAATGTAAAGCAAGAGTTTGGTGTTCTGGATTTACCTAGTGAAGCTTCTGTATCTTTCTCGAAATCCAGTTCTACAATAGcacccaaaaaaaaaagcatGTTGCACAAGTTAAATCCCCATGTAGGTTTGGTGCCTCAACATAAAATCCATGGGCAATTTCTCCACCACTCTACTTGCCCCTATTTTCACCATCTCCCTGCCAACAAATGGAAAAATACACCACAATTACAGTATGCAACTGGAATGGTGAGGCATCCTAAGTTCGTCTCAAGAGGCAAATAATCTCATTTTCCAACCATGTTTCAAAGGTATTACTGTTACCCGAGACTTGCCAAGAATGTACCAATGGACCCTCCTCAAGCAGCTCAATACCATATGGCGATCTTTTCGTTTCACTctcatgaaaaataaaataaatgcatcaaGTTTCCTGGTTCAGAAAAAGAAACAAAACCCTAAAACAAATGCAGGCCATTTTCCATTAATCAGAATCAAGAAACCAACTTTGTCAGTCACAGAACATGGAACCAGAATAACAAAGGAATCCATAAAAACAGtaatgcaaaaaataaatactGGGAGCATAAACCAGTGCAATGAAGAGTAAACCCACCAACAAGCAACAATTATTTTGCGAACAGTTTTGTAGTTAATTTTTCTCTCTTGAAATATACATAAAGTTCACAGCAACACTGTGAATGGGCGATTTCGAGCCCAAGAATTGAATTCAAATCGAGGCATATAAAATGTTGATCTTCTATAAATCTGtaaaaatatatagtcatataaaATGTACATCTCCAGGTTAATGAATAAGAAAATCACAATGGTAGCAAAGAGAATTTCAGATCCTAGTTTCCGAACTTAGATTTTTGAAACAGTATCTAGGACTAAAATTTGGAATTTCCTCCAATCTTAATTTTAGCTCCCACCCCCTACCCCCGGGGCAACAATATGGTGTAAAAGAAATACATGTGGCATGTGAAAATGTGCACGAGATGGATGTTTCAAGTTTACATCCCTTATGGAACCCCTAAAGATTGAATCGCAAGCTTAGCAGCAACCATGGAGATATTCTTTTCAACTAATTCTATGGATATATCCAGTCTTTCTAGGGTATCTTTGGTATCCATTGCTTTTAACTTTGCATTCTGCAATGCTTGAACTTCAGATTGAGTATTTCCTGCCATCAGAAAGAAAATATGAATACATGTTATTCAGTATATTACACAAACTTTCATCCAACCAATTCATATTTATTTCAAACTAGTGGAATAAATTTATTTGTTCGGTCGATATAGCTAGTTTGCTATTCTCAAGACTTTAGCTTCTTCTATGCCCCAAGTAATTTTTTGAAGATAAATTTAGCTCTCTTGAACTGAGACGTGAATATCAATATGGTGATTATGTATGACCTAGAAGAATGGCAATTAGACAAAGTATACTGGCAATGGTAAAAAAAACCCCATGTGAATGTGGataaaccatttttgcaccagAGGAAAGGGGAAAAAAGGGAGAAAATATGATGTCTGAGggtaaaaatgaaaaaaatgggtatcaaatcttaaAAGTAGACCAAGGAATTGGCATTGATGATCAAGTCATGAGCTGCAATTCCAAGGATGCATTATGCCTTCCTAGAGGATCAATAACACATCAACAgcttctttattcattattaTCTGTTAGCTAGCTTGGTGATTCAATCAGTGAAATTGCATCATCTTTTTTTATTCATATTCAATGTCAACTTGGTAGCTATAAAATGTGTAAAAGACAATCTTTTCATTGATATTTATGAGTTAAGCACCACACTTTTTTTCGGCTGCTTCAAGCTTGAACAAAAACTGAAACTTAAATGACTATTTTTTTAATGCAGTTACTCCATCAAATAAGATATTTCATTAGAACTCTTCCAAAGCACCAACCTCACACGGTTATTGCACAACTTCTAGTTCCAAGACAAACCTTTTCTCCCTTGTACTCTAATAATTCCAATATCAAATAACTTTAGTCATAGTAGGTAGGTTTCAAAATTCTGGCAATGCTTTCTGCTGATTGGTCACAAACGGGGGCCACTTGCTTTGGTAATCACGCATCTATGTAACTGACGGTGCTTCATGGAGCTCTCATCTTAAACGGTAAGGTGAATTAAAGATGACAAAATGATGCAACACTAGCTAGTGAAAAAACTATTGTTGGGTAGTACGGTGCGAGCCGCCTAATTGCTTCAAcatattaataatttatattttttaaaaatataataatttcatTTCTCCATAGAGGGGAAAAAGGAAAGGATGGatgtatttcttttattttttcaaagtgGTGGCTGAAACGCAAATACGCAATTGTGAGTGGTTGGAGTAGTGTATGTACATCTCGCTATCCAATTGTTTTTATAAATACCAAATGATGTGTTCTTTTGACCAAGGAGGCAAACAAACATTTGATGAAAAGTCACCCCCCGAATACAAAaggtgaaaatatttaaaccccACCAAAAGACAAAAAATGCTGAAACATTTTAGTAATTCATCTGTGTCTCTTAAAAGAAGTTTTTCGATCAAATATATTTTGGATTTGTTATTTATTAGAGAATATTGTGATATTCTTATGAGCCAAGTTACCACTGTTGGAATTTAGATAAGTTCACAGAATCTTACCTGAAACAGGTTGAAGTCCCACAAAGGAAAGACGCTCAGTCATGAGTGGAATGAATTTTTTTGCGGAATCCAAGCTTAGGTTCTTTTCAGCCCAAAGAAGAGAATTTGTACTTTGAGTCTGCAACAGTGCTTCCTGAGGAGCCTGATACAGTGATACCAAAATATTCACAACCTGTTAGGGGTTCTTTATTTCTGTCAATTAATTGTTCATGTCTAAGATGTCCTCCAGTTTCTATGGTTTCAATTAGATGGCCATTTCTAAAAACataataattattttcaaattaatcaAACAACTATTTATCAGAAGTTATTCTTTTGAGGTGTGTTAAAAAAGAGTTAGACCAAAGTCCAGTTCCTTCTGATTTCTAGTCAGCTATTTTCCATTATTCCATGGAAAGGAGGGGAATAGGGTTGAAGGGAGTTTACTTTTAAAATACAATCTGCTTAATGCACCCCAGTGTACACTGCATGCAGACATGCACTTTTGTCTGCACAATCTGCACAAGGAGGAAAAATTCCATCGTCCGTCCTTGGGCTGATTCTGTCACAGACCATGGACGCACATGGGAGAAGTGACATGAATATGAGGGGGTAGGAGGGGAAGAGACGACCTTCAGCTTTATCTCTAAGCTATTCAAAGTGAAAAGAGCATCCTTCAATTCCAAAATTTTGGAGCTTATTTCGTTCGTTTCGGATAAAAAATTGTCAATAAGTGGTACTACTTCACCAGTCAAGTACGGTTGTACCTGCACATTATTTAAAAGTAAGCAATAAATAACTCAGGCAATTGCATAAAAAGAAATGCTTCAGAAATAATGTTATCAACATTAGAAATGCTTCCTGTTACTCTCAGAAATTTCACTAAACCAACAAATTTATCAAACATTTAGATAATAATGTAACTCTCCATAACAGATGCAGGACCCCTGTTTTGAGCATGGCGAGAAAAGAAATCGAGGACAATTGATCAAACTAATGAGATGAAGCTTGCAACAATTGTTCAAAATTAATAAGATAAATGAAAGAGGATTTAAAACATGTATACGCTTTAAAATATGTACTATACGtctcatataaaaaaaaaattgtgtcaATGCACATGTACAACTATAGTTTCATAATAAcgtgaaataaataaaaaagttgaaataaaattaattcaaacTAGGTAGTTAATTTTCACCAAAACAACCGCCTCCACATGCAAAGCACGTATTTTTTCTAAGTTCAAAAggcataaaatttatttatacataataaatcaagaatagCTATGGAATAATTAAATTAGTTCATGAcattgaaattttgttaaaatgTGATGGGAAAGAATGTATGTTaactataaaaaataataaacaaaacaTTTCAGATATGAAAGCAAGGGAAAGTGTTTTTCCTTTTGGTTTTGTTTATGTTTACTATTCTCCAAATAAATTTGCTCCAGAACAGGACCACTTACCTATTAATTGGTTTTGGAGAAATAGAAAGAATGGAAG
Proteins encoded:
- the LOC140882458 gene encoding MICOS complex subunit MIC10-like, giving the protein MADENKAHIPARYDLDAKWDACLDLGLRRFVYSSFAGAFTGLLLFRSPVTRWASVAFGAGVGIGSAYSECSHKFDGSSPKLTPTLSDSPPSKAEAE
- the LOC140882457 gene encoding large ribosomal subunit protein eL6-like encodes the protein MAPKATRGTRNPELIRGIRKVSRSQMYHKRGLWAIKARNGGKFPQHEKASEAAPVTEKPPKFYPADDVKKPLSNKRKPKPTKLRASITPGTVLIILAGRFKGKRVIFLKQLASGLLLVTGPFKINGVPLRRVNQAYVIASSTKVDVSGVNVDKYDDKYFAKKVEKKSKKGENEFFEAEKQDKATLPVEKKDDQKAVDVSLLKAIESVPELKAYLGARFSLKAGMKPHELVF
- the LOC140880658 gene encoding uncharacterized protein isoform X1, producing the protein MIPIISRPGAFNPPVISPIYSNNPLSSVYPKIRVNFTRQRRRIQASSLVLPLLPFPIQQVLVPSEAKTIHLYESRYLALLDESLLKNKVFVHFVLDPIVFGGTSVEGSFAAKYGCLVFIEKVEQLQIGALVSIRGVGRVNILGFKEVQPYLTGEVVPLIDNFLSETNEISSKILELKDALFTLNSLEIKLKAPQEALLQTQSTNSLLWAEKNLSLDSAKKFIPLMTERLSFVGLQPVSGNTQSEVQALQNAKLKAMDTKDTLERLDISIELVEKNISMVAAKLAIQSLGVP
- the LOC140880658 gene encoding uncharacterized protein isoform X2, which gives rise to MIPIISRPGAFNPPVISPIYSNNPLSSVYPKIRVNFTRQRRRIQASSLVLPLLPFPIQQSLLKNKVFVHFVLDPIVFGGTSVEGSFAAKYGCLVFIEKVEQLQIGALVSIRGVGRVNILGFKEVQPYLTGEVVPLIDNFLSETNEISSKILELKDALFTLNSLEIKLKAPQEALLQTQSTNSLLWAEKNLSLDSAKKFIPLMTERLSFVGLQPVSGNTQSEVQALQNAKLKAMDTKDTLERLDISIELVEKNISMVAAKLAIQSLGVP